CCTAAATTAATATCAAGCATCAGGATATCGTAAATGTTTTTTTCTGCAAATTCGATAGCTAAAGCTGCATTAACCGCGGTATCAATCTGGCCTTCTGATTTTAGCACAATATTAACATATTGAAGTGAAACTAAATCATCTTCAACGTAAAGGATCTTTGGTTTGTTCTTAGAACGATGGACTTTTATTTGAGATTTTGATTCCGTAGATTTCTCTAAAATTAATTCAGTTTCATTTTCAACTTTGTTAATAGGAATTGTTATCGTAAAGGTAGTGCCAATACCCTCTTCACTTTCAAGATAAATCTCGCCGCCAAGAGTTTTAATATATTTTTTAGATATTGTCAGACCAAGTCCTGTGCCTTCAAACGAGCGACTAAAACCTTCACTTGCCTGACGAAATTCGTGCCACACAATATCCTGCTTTTCTTTAGGTATACCGATCCCAGTATCTTTTACTTTAATAATCAAATGCTTGCTATCAGACTCAGTCGACACATCAATACTCAAAGTAATTGAGCCATTTTCAGTAAACTTAATTGCATTGCTAACAAGATTATTTAAAACGTCTTCCAATATTTTTGGATCGGTATTTACAATGATCGATTGAGCACTACAAATTGCATTAATGGTTGTACTTTTTAGCTGGGCAGAAGTTGAATATAGAACAATGATACCACTTATCAGTTTACAGATATCAAAATTCTGAGTTTTTATTTCAAGATTATCAAACTCTATTCTTGTAACATTTAAAATTTTATTTAAGGTATCAGTTAATCTTTTGGATGATCTAAGAATTTGATGAGCCATTTCTTTTTCTTCAGGATTTTGAAGTGATTCAGAAAGTAATTCAGAATATCCTAAAATTCCTACAAATGGAGTGCGCAGTTCATGGCTCATATTTGCAAAGAAGTACGATTTTATTTTATTCATCTCCTCTGCTTTTTGTTTAGCCTCAATCAGATCAGATAGTAATTTTTTACGTTCAGTAATATCTTCTTTAACTGCTAGATAATTTAAAATCTTACCTTCCTCATTAATAATTGGGCTTATAAATGCGTGCTCCCAGTAAACCTCACCATTTTTCTTTTTATTTAAAAATTCTCCTCGCCATTCACGGCCTGAATTGATTGTCTTCCATAAAGTTTTATATTGTTCATCTGATGTGTGCCCTGATTTCAATATTTTGGGGTTTACACCTCTAACCTCATCAAAAGTGTAGCCGGTAATTTCAGTAAACTTAGGATTAACGTATTCAATACTGCCTTTTGTATCAGTAATTAAGATTATAGCTGGACTTTGTTCGACTGCACGCGAAAGTTTCCTCACTTCAAGTTCAGCCATTTTTCTTTCTGTTACATCAACTACTTGAGAAATAAAGAACTGTGGCTTATTGTTTGCATCTCTGACTAAAGATATTGAAATGTATCCCCAAATAACTTTGTTTTCTTTAGTAATATAACGTTTTTCAAATGATAAATTCTTTATTTTATCATCAAGCAGTTGATCCCTAATAAAATTACTTTGTCTAATATCATCTGGATGAGTAATATCCTTAAAAGTTAATTTTTTAATTTCATTCTCAGAATATTTGACCATATTTAAAAACGCATTATTTGCTTTCTGAAATTTGCCATCACGTCCCAGGATTGTTATTCCAGCAGCAGAATAGTCAAAAGCATGTCTGAATTTTTCTTCGCTTTCTTTTAGATAATCTTCAGCTATTTTTCGGTCGGTTATATTGTGTTGCACGGTAAAAAGTAAAACCGGCTGCTCTGGAATCTTCAAGTATACCATAGCCGAGTCAGAATATATAACCTTGTTGTTCCAGAATTTTAAACGATATTCTTTTCTGCCAGCAGAAGATTTTAATCTAAAATTTTCTAGATATTTAATTCTGGCATTTTCTCTATCCTCTTCCGGGAATACAACTGTAAAATTATATCCTTCAAGTTCTTCGCGTTTTTTGTTTACCAGATTACAATAAGCATTATTTACAAACAAGACTTTTCCTCTTTCATCGGTAATCCTCATCGCATCAAGAGCATTTTCCCAGATATATTTAAATCTTTGTTCTGAATTAAATAAAACGTTTTGAGCAATTTTTCTATCAGTAATATCCTGGATAGTTCCAAACATTTTAACCGGATTATCGTTTAAATCCAACTCAAGATTTCCTAAACCATAAACCCATAAAACCTTTTTATCAGATTGCCTTACAATCCGATATTCTTTCTTAAAGCTATTCTTAGACTTAATAACATACTCACTAAAATATTGGATTATATTTGTACGATCATCAGGAAAAACCAGTCCGATCCAGCCTTGATAATCGTGCGGATAGTTCCCATCTATTCCAAATAATTCATCAAGCGCCTGAGAAGCATTCCACAAACCTGATTGAATATCAAAATCATAATGACCCAGTTTAGCAACCCTTTGGGATTCTCTTAACTTTGCTTCACTTTCTTGAAGCTTATTTTCATATTTGATTCTTTCTGTAACATCCCTGGCAATAATTACAACGCCTTTAACAAACTTATTGGATAACAAGTTTACGCCTATGGATTCTAGGTAAATATAATTGCCTGATTTCTGCCGCGTTCTGAAAAGAGTTGGCTTGCCCGTATTAATTAATTTAATAACCTTCTTAAACTCCCCTGTCATCTTGGGAACATCATCGGGATGAATAAAATCAAACGCTGATTTACCAAGCAATTCATTTTCACTATATCCAAGTATTTCTAACGAAGATGGACTTATGAAGGACATTCTTCCCTTTACATCCGCAATAAAAATCATATCTCTTAAACCCTGGATAATAGAACTGAATTTTTCCTCGCTCGCCTTAACAGACTCTTCCGCCAGCCTGAGATTTGATATATCAACCAGAATTCCTCTTAAGCCGCTTACTTTCCCATTCTCTTCAAAATAAGTTGTATAGATTATTGAGGAAAAGGAACTGCCATCCTTTTTGATTCCCCTATATTCATTTCCCTTAACTATTTCTCGATTAAAAATTTTCTTAATGTTTAGGCCTGCTTTTAATCTATCATCCGGATGAATAAACCCTAAAACATTTATCCCCCTCTCAATATCTTCTCTCGTATAACCAAACAGAGCATACCCATTCTGGTTTGCATAAGTTAACTTTCCTGTTAGATCGCATTCAAATAATGTCTGGGGCAAAAGTTCTGCCATTTCTCTAAACTTTTTTTCGCTCGCTATAATTTTATTTGCCATCGTATTTAAAGCGAAACCCAAATTTTTTATTTCATCTGTAAGAATATTTGTATCCACTCTAATATCATACTTGCCGGCTGAAATACTTTCAATTGTTCGTCTTATATTTGTTAATGGAGCTTTAATCAACAAATGAATTATTCCAATTAACCCGATAGAAATAATTGCTAATCCTATAAAAAGTTTTTTATGAAGTTCCTGTGTGAGGTTTTCTAACATACTTGTAACTTTAGCAGGATCTGAAATGGAAACTATAATCAATCTTTTACTCTGATACTCAATCGATAAATACGCAAAACTACTTTCGCTGTTAAAATCTATAAGCTTGCCGTTTTTTCTAGTCAATATTGTTTCAATAATACGCTTAGGAAAATCTTTTGCTGCTAAAGTGCCGATTTTAGTTGTATCTGAAATAAAAATATAGCTGCCATTATTATCAATAATAAATATTTCACCCTTTACATTCTGGTTAACACGGCTGATAAATTCATTAGCTTCATAGGGCTTGATATTCGGCAGATTACGTTTAATTTCACTGATAATAGATTCTCTTGTGTTTGCTTCATTCAACAAAAGTGAATTTGTAAAATCTTTTAACCGAAATACCAATCAGAAGTATCGGGAAAATTGCAAGCAGCAAAAACCAAATAAGCAATCTAACTGCAAGTGAGTTTTTAAAGTGGAGCTTTTCAAGTGATGCTGAGCCTATTATCTTAAATGGCTTTAATGATAATGCCTTACCCCATCTTGGTTTTCTAAAATTTTCCGGCAGCGCTATAAGTATTAGTGATGTAAATATCGAAGTGAATACAAATTCCGGAAACCAACCTTTAAACAATTCAATAGTATCTTTTAACCCAAAAGTTCCGTGCTGGTCTGGAACCAGATTGTTAAAAAACTCAGGATTAACGAAAAATGTGGTAATAAAAACCGGGAGGTAAAAAACATAGTAATAAAGAAATATCCCAAACACCCAGCCAGCAATCAGGTAAGGCATTTTAAGTTTTTCATAAACAAATTTTTTATAGTAAATGGATAGAAGCACAGCAGATACGATGTGTTGAACTATAATATATACTAGAATTTCCGAGTTAGGGTCATAAAGGCAAGTGATAATTCCAGTTAATGCTCCACCTACGGGACCAAAAAGCGCAGCCGAAATAGTTACAAAAATTTCACGTAAATCAGTTAGTAGATTTGTTCCGGGTAAAACAAAAAAAACCTCGTTATATACGAGAAAAAATCCGAGCAATCCAAGAAGAATTGAAATAGTTAGATTTCTTAGACTTACAAGATTCATGTTAAAAATATCTTCAGATCAAAAGAATATTAATGGAATCAACTAGTTAAATATCTAACAATACTAGCACACAGACCGGCATATATTTTTAGATTCAAATTGAATTGCCGGGTCTTTATACTTTATCAAAGATAAATCAAGTAACTATTCAATGCAAGAACACATATGAAGTATTTTGATTATTTGCTGAACCAAAGTCATATTTAATTGTACCCAAATTTAACTGAATCCGATTACTTTATTAATTAAGCTTCCGTGTGTATCAGTTTACCATTTTGTCTTACTGAATATTTGCTTCCACTTTGATCTACCTTAAATTGTGCAATTAACTCTTGCAGATTCAATGTTAATCTGTTTAAATCCTCAGATGCGTGTGCTATTTGCTGTATTCCGCTTGCACTTTCCTGCGTTACACTGCTTATCGATTCTATGTTCTTGCTTATTTGCTCTGATGCACTGGATTGTTCTTCACTTGCTGCTGCTACCTGGGTTACGATATCTACTACCTGCTCTGCTCCGTGAATAATCTCTTGTAACGATTTTCCAGCTTTTTCTGCCAATGCTTTTCCTGCTTCTACTTCTTCGGTTCCCTGCTGCATTGATTCTACTGCTCCGCTAGTATCCTTCTGGATCTGCTTTATCATTGTTGCAATTTCTTTGGTCGCTTTGGTTGTGCGTTCTGCTAGTTTTCTTACTTCATCTGCTACTACTGCAAATCCTCTGCCCTGTTCACCTGCTCTTGCTGCTTCTATTGCCGCATTTAAGGCTAACAGATTTGTCTGATCTGCGATGTCATCAATAACCTGAACAATTTCACCAATCTGATCGCTGCTCTTGCCAAGTTCTTGAACTGTTTCTGCCGATTTTCTTACTACTTCAGCTATTCTATTCATTCCGTGGATTGTTTCTTCAACTACGCGTCCGCCTTCTTTTGCTGATTTACCTGCATTCTTACTTGCTTCTGTTGCCTGACCGGTATTCTTTGTGGTTTCATAGATCGTCTTTGTCATCTGTTCTACTGCACCGGCTACTTCCATTGCTTGTGAGCTTTGTTCCTGTGCACCTGCCGCCATTTCTTCAGTACTTGAACTTATCTGATTTGCTGCACTGGCTGTGGCTTGTACGGCTTCCGTTATTTGGCCGATTAAATTTGAAAGTGATTGACCAACTTTATTTATATCATTTTTAAGTAGTTGATGTTCACCTTTGTAATCACTAACAACTCTGGTTGTAAAATCTCCTTTGGCATAATTTGCCAGAACTTGAGAACCTTCTCTTATAGGTTCTGTTAGATAATCAAAAGTGGAACTAAATCCCTGTATTATTTTCCCAAAGATTCCAGGATGTTTTGATTTATCAGTTCTATCAGAAAGATTACCTTCTTCTGCTGCAACTGAAAGTTTTTTAGAATCTTCCGATAGTAGTGTAAGTGAATCTTTTATTTGTTGAATAGATTTACCAAGTACATCTTCATCTGATAGAATTGTTACATTCGTTTCAATATTTCCTTTTGCAAATTCATTTACCGTATTTGCTTGTGAAGAAAGATTTTTCTTCAAAGACTGAAGAGAGAATGCCATTTCACCAAATTCATCTTTGCGGAAACACGAAATTTCTGTATTTAAATTTCCATTTGATAAATCTCTTATCGAATCAATAAACTTAAACAGATCATTAAGAATATTTTTCTTAATTAAATAAACAATTAACCCCGAAACAAAGACTACTAAAAATATTATTATTAAAGCTCCATAAATTCTTTCTCCAACAATCGCAGAACGTGTTTGATCCAACGAATATCTAATACTCATTACAGCAAATACATCCCCTTCTTTTCCATCATGGCAATCTATACAAGAAGCATCAGCAGTTATTGGACTTATCGATCGAAAGACAGGGGAATTTTGAAAATCTTCTTCGCCATTAATTTCTTCATTGGATTTTGAAACCGCTTTTTCTTGTTCATCCAGCTTCTTTGCTTTATCAGAATCAATCAACTCTGTTGGTATAATCCTTAACTCTTTAATGTTCTTTATTGATTTCATTCTATCTATAAAAGGTTTAACATCAGTTACACCCTGAGACATTGAAAAATAAATTGCTTCCCTCATAGATTTATTCAACTCGTGAATACTATCATTTGCTGAAGCCATTTTTGATTTTTCTGAAACGATTAGAAAAACAAATAATCCAATACTTAATAGGCTAGTTATCCCGATAGCAACTGCAGTTGATATCCTCTTCGAAATAGATTTTTTTGTTGAAATAAATTTCATATTAATTTCCCATAATTAATAATTGATTTTAAGAACTCATTATTTTTTTATTCAGATTGCCAGAACAATAAATATTACTGCTCATATTTTTTTCTTTAAGCCGCTGTTTCTAAAACATTAAACTCAGATGTAGAAAGTATTTTTTCTAAATCAAGTAGTATTAATAATCTATCTTCAAGTTTGCCGATTGACGTGATGTAATCGGTATTCATTCCGCCAACCATTTCCGGTGGTGCTTCTGTAATGTTTTTAGGTATGCGTAAAACCTCACTTACTTCATCAACTATAAATCCTATTGTTTGTCCTTTAAGTTCTACTACAACTATACGTGTTTTTTCCGTGATCTTTTCTTGTCATCCCAAGTTTTACTCGAAGATCTATAACAGGAATAATTCTACCTCTAAGATTTATAACACCTTCTATAAAATCCGGAGTGTTTGGCACCTTGGTAATTTGAGACATTCTATTTATTTCCTGTACACTTAGAATATCCACACCAAATTCTTCGTCCCCAATCTTAAAACTTACAAGCTGTAGTAATTCTTCCTGGTCTCGTTTTGTTTCTTCACTACTTGCCAATTCTATCCTCTTATTTTTCTAATTAAACGTATTTATCCAACCCAAAATGTGTTCCAACTAAATTATCGAAGGTTTTTTAATTTTATTAAGTAGAAAAGTCATCTATTGCTTAAAATGATAGAAAATGGTGAAACCAAAAACTATTTGCGTTGAGACAAGTATATCAATATTAAGCGTTTGGTTAAAATTGTGCAGTCTGGATTTTGGGGACAATTATGAAGGTTAAATTTTTTTTGGGTTCAAAAAATCGTTCTCAATGAAAGGCAGCCTCCCCTGGCTGCCTTTATCTAATTACTAAACGTGTATCAATTTGCCGTTTGTGCGCACTGCATATTTTTCTTCTTTGCCATCCAGCTTAAACTGTGCAATTAATTCTTGCAAGTTTAATGTAAGTCTGTTTAAATCCTCAGATGCGTGTGCTATTTGCTGTATTCCGCTTGCACTTTCCTGCGTTACACTGCTTATCGATTCTATGTTCTTGCTTATTTGCTCTGATGCACTGGATTGTTCTTCACTTGCTGCTGCTACCTGGGTTACGATATCTACTACCTTCTCTGCTCCGTGATTAATCTCTTGCAGTGATTTTCCAGCTTTTTCTGCCAATGCTTTTCCTGCTTCTACTTCTTCGGTTCCCTGCTGCATTGATTCTACTGCTCCGCTAGTATCCTTCTGGATCTGCTTTATCATTGTTGCAATTTCTTTGGTCGCTTTGGTTGTGCGTTCTGCTAGTTTTCTTACTTCATCTGCTACTACTGCAAATCCTCTGCCCTGTTCACCTGCTCTTGCTGCTTCTATTGCCGCATTTAAGGCTAACAGATTTGTCTGATCTGCGATGTCATCAATAACCTGAACAATTTCACCAATCTGATCGCTGCTCTTGCCAAGTTCTTGAACTGTTTCTGCCGATTTTCTTACTACTTCAGCTATTCTATTCATTCCGTGGATTGTTTCTTCAACTACGCGTCCGCCTTCTTTTGCTGATTTACCTGCATTCTTACTTGCTTCTGTTGCCTGACCGGTATTCTTTGTGGTTTCATAGATCGTCTTTGTCATCTGTTCTACTGCACCGGCTACTTCTGTTGCTTGTGAGCTTTGTTCCTGTGCACCTGCTGCCATCTGTTCAGTTGAAGATGAGATTTCATTTGCTGCACTTGCTGTGGCTTGTACGGCTTCCGTTACTTTATAGATAATATTTCTTATGTTGCTTACAACTTGATTGAATCCTGTGAAAAGTTTTCCAATTTGATCGTTTTTTTCACTATGAAGTTCTACTGTTAAGTCTCCTGTTGCAAATTTATTCATTTCATTCAGCATTTCATCAACTTTATTTGATAAATAATTTTGAGCATTTTTAATTTCAGTTGTATCGGTAACAAACTCTAGTGCGCCAATAATATTTCCTGCTTTATCTTTAATTGGCGCACCGGTATACATAATTGGGAAAGTTTTACCATTAGGGTTTGCAATTGTTTCTTCAGTTTTGCTTATACCTTTACTCATTGCCTGGGCGCAGGAACATTTATCAGTCCCGCAATCTTTTGTTTAAAATTATCGTAACATTTTTGACCAATAAGTTGCTGTTGATCTTTACCTAATACACTTGCACCTGATTTATTCATGTACTTAATGCTGAAATCTTTGTTGATTATCATAACCGGAGTCGGCAGATTATCTAAGTATTGAATTTGCTCGGATATTTTCTCAATCATTTTGTTAAATGATTTTGCTAAAGACCCCAATTCATCATTGGCATCTAAAATTACTTCCACATTAACATCGCCGGCAGCAAATTTATCTGCAGCAGAAGTTATTTTAGTTAATGATTTACTAAGCCATTGTGAAATAAAAAGTGATATGGCTACGGATATAATTAATCCAAAAGTACAAAAACTATAGTAGTACTGACGCTAGAGGAAACCATATCTGCCATCTCCGTATTTGAAGTCGTGGTTTTCTCTTCGGTTATTTTTAATAATTCATCAATGTCCTTTATTAAAACTGAACAAGCATTATCAAATTCACCCATTTTCGAATCGCCTTCATCAGAACTAATCTTATAACCATCAAACATACTACGCCCCTTGTTAAACAATACTTCCATTTCATCAGATATGGAGCTTAATTTTGATACTATTTCAGGGTTTTCCTTTTTGTAGTTCTTTTAATTCTGATAAGTTATCCTTGGCTTTTTGAAATGATCGTTTGCCTCAGATATCGATGCATCATCTTTTACAAGACTAGCGTCTGTTAGATACTGCCAGATATTTAATACTTCTGTCTGCAAATCTTTAGCTAGATTTGATTTTTCTGAAGGGTTTGCATAGTAATTAAATCGGAACCAAACTCGTTCATTTTAAGAATTACGAAACCCGCAAACAAAGCAGTAATAAAAGTAATTGAAACAAAACTTAATAACATTTTGCCCCGGACTGAGAGATTTTTTAAGAATTGCATGAAAGTATTTTTCCTTTATATTAATAATTATTTAGTCAAATGTGATTGTAAAAGCCCCAAAGTAACCGAAACCATCTTCTTCATTTTTTCCGATTAGATCGTGCTGAAATCCGAAGGCAAACGAAAAATTCTGAGTTATATCATAAGTAACGCCCGGATAAAGGGAAAGTTTACTAGAACAAATTTCATTATCTATACAAGCATAACCGGCTACCTCAAAAACAAGTTGAAGGTTTTCTATTACTGAGTATCCCCATCCTAACCCTGCATAAATTTGATCAGTAAAATTACTTTTACCGAGAGCAGTGGTATAAACAAAAGCAATATCAAATGAATTGTTTTCATCTATATTATATGATAGCACCGGACCAAAAGAGGCTGTATAAAAATTTTCATTTTGAATAGATGAGTCTGCTATAAATTTATTTCCTGCCGGCAAAGAAGTTCCTCCGCTTAAAGCAAGACTAATATCATCACCAGCAATTATTAAGTATTTAGCTCCAAAATTAATTTCCTCGATACTTGATGAAATTGAAGTTCCAATTTCTAATTTATCGGTTAAACCGGAAGTCATACGAAAATCCAAAGACGAGGATGTATTATATCCATCTTGAGTAGCTGTTTTCCAACTTTCATTAAAAACATGGTTAGAATTCATAACAGAAAAGGCCGGCTCAAACTCAAATGTTCCTTCAGGTAGTATAGAGGCACTAAGTAGTGTAAGTTTATTTGCCGATACGCCTACTAATTGTGCAAACAAATCAGGGTACATTGGAGTTAGAAGGAATAATATAATTAATCTAACTCCAAATTGATTAAAACTTAAAAGTTTTTTAGACATTCGCTTCTTTCAAAAGTACGTATGTATTTTTCATTAAGCTGCAGTTTCCAGCACATTGAATTCTGATGTAGAAAGTATTTTC
Above is a genomic segment from Ignavibacteriales bacterium containing:
- a CDS encoding PAS domain S-box protein: MNEANTRESIISEIKRNLPNIKPYEANEFISRVNQNVKGEIFIIDNNGSYIFISDTTKIGTLAAKDFPKRIIETILTRKNGKLIDFNSESSFAYLSIEYQSKRLIIVSISDPAKVTSMLENLTQELHKKLFIGLAIISIGLIGIIHLLIKAPLTNIRRTIESISAGKYDIRVDTNILTDEIKNLGFALNTMANKIIASEKKFREMAELLPQTLFECDLTGKLTYANQNGYALFGYTREDIERGINVLGFIHPDDRLKAGLNIKKIFNREIVKGNEYRGIKKDGSSFSSIIYTTYFEENGKVSGLRGILVDISNLRLAEESVKASEEKFSSIIQGLRDMIFIADVKGRMSFISPSSLEILGYSENELLGKSAFDFIHPDDVPKMTGEFKKVIKLINTGKPTLFRTRQKSGNYIYLESIGVNLLSNKFVKGVVIIARDVTERIKYENKLQESEAKLRESQRVAKLGHYDFDIQSGLWNASQALDELFGIDGNYPHDYQGWIGLVFPDDRTNIIQYFSEYVIKSKNSFKKEYRIVRQSDKKVLWVYGLGNLELDLNDNPVKMFGTIQDITDRKIAQNVLFNSEQRFKYIWENALDAMRITDERGKVLFVNNAYCNLVNKKREELEGYNFTVVFPEEDRENARIKYLENFRLKSSAGRKEYRLKFWNNKVIYSDSAMVYLKIPEQPVLLFTVQHNITDRKIAEDYLKESEEKFRHAFDYSAAGITILGRDGKFQKANNAFLNMVKYSENEIKKLTFKDITHPDDIRQSNFIRDQLLDDKIKNLSFEKRYITKENKVIWGYISISLVRDANNKPQFFISQVVDVTERKMAELEVRKLSRAVEQSPAIILITDTKGSIEYVNPKFTEITGYTFDEVRGVNPKILKSGHTSDEQYKTLWKTINSGREWRGEFLNKKKNGEVYWEHAFISPIINEEGKILNYLAVKEDITERKKLLSDLIEAKQKAEEMNKIKSYFFANMSHELRTPFVGILGYSELLSESLQNPEEKEMAHQILRSSKRLTDTLNKILNVTRIEFDNLEIKTQNFDICKLISGIIVLYSTSAQLKSTTINAICSAQSIIVNTDPKILEDVLNNLVSNAIKFTENGSITLSIDVSTESDSKHLIIKVKDTGIGIPKEKQDIVWHEFRQASEGFSRSFEGTGLGLTISKKYIKTLGGEIYLESEEGIGTTFTITIPINKVENETELILEKSTESKSQIKVHRSKNKPKILYVEDDLVSLQYVNIVLKSEGQIDTAVNAALAIEFAEKNIYDILMLDINLGKGMDGVELMQKIRQRSEYKNKPFIAVTAYASETDKKEFLAKGFTHYISKPFSSNELKKLLNEIIV
- a CDS encoding HAMP domain-containing protein encodes the protein MKFISTKKSISKRISTAVAIGITSLLSIGLFVFLIVSEKSKMASANDSIHELNKSMREAIYFSMSQGVTDVKPFIDRMKSIKNIKELRIIPTELIDSDKAKKLDEQEKAVSKSNEEINGEEDFQNSPVFRSISPITADASCIDCHDGKEGDVFAVMSIRYSLDQTRSAIVGERIYGALIIIFLVVFVSGLIVYLIKKNILNDLFKFIDSIRDLSNGNLNTEISCFRKDEFGEMAFSLQSLKKNLSSQANTVNEFAKGNIETNVTILSDEDVLGKSIQQIKDSLTLLSEDSKKLSVAAEEGNLSDRTDKSKHPGIFGKIIQGFSSTFDYLTEPIREGSQVLANYAKGDFTTRVVSDYKGEHQLLKNDINKVGQSLSNLIGQITEAVQATASAANQISSSTEEMAAGAQEQSSQAMEVAGAVEQMTKTIYETTKNTGQATEASKNAGKSAKEGGRVVEETIHGMNRIAEVVRKSAETVQELGKSSDQIGEIVQVIDDIADQTNLLALNAAIEAARAGEQGRGFAVVADEVRKLAERTTKATKEIATMIKQIQKDTSGAVESMQQGTEEVEAGKALAEKAGKSLQEIIHGAEQVVDIVTQVAAASEEQSSASEQISKNIESISSVTQESASGIQQIAHASEDLNRLTLNLQELIAQFKVDQSGSKYSVRQNGKLIHTEA
- a CDS encoding HAMP domain-containing protein — protein: MSKGISKTEETIANPNGKTFPIMYTGAPIKDKAGNIIGALEFVTDTTEIKNAQNYLSNKVDEMLNEMNKFATGDLTVELHSEKNDQIGKLFTGFNQVVSNIRNIIYKVTEAVQATASAANEISSSTEQMAAGAQEQSSQATEVAGAVEQMTKTIYETTKNTGQATEASKNAGKSAKEGGRVVEETIHGMNRIAEVVRKSAETVQELGKSSDQIGEIVQVIDDIADQTNLLALNAAIEAARAGEQGRGFAVVADEVRKLAERTTKATKEIATMIKQIQKDTSGAVESMQQGTEEVEAGKALAEKAGKSLQEINHGAEKVVDIVTQVAAASEEQSSASEQISKNIESISSVTQESASGIQQIAHASEDLNRLTLNLQELIAQFKLDGKEEKYAVRTNGKLIHV
- a CDS encoding PAS domain-containing protein translates to MEVILDANDELGSLAKSFNKMIEKISEQIQYLDNLPTPVMIINKDFSIKYMNKSGASVLGKDQQQLIGQKCYDNFKQKIAGLINVPAPRQ
- a CDS encoding transporter, giving the protein MSKKLLSFNQFGVRLIILFLLTPMYPDLFAQLVGVSANKLTLLSASILPEGTFEFEPAFSVMNSNHVFNESWKTATQDGYNTSSSLDFRMTSGLTDKLEIGTSISSSIEEINFGAKYLIIAGDDISLALSGGTSLPAGNKFIADSSIQNENFYTASFGPVLSYNIDENNSFDIAFVYTTALGKSNFTDQIYAGLGWGYSVIENLQLVFEVAGYACIDNEICSSKLSLYPGVTYDITQNFSFAFGFQHDLIGKNEEDGFGYFGAFTITFD